Within the Alphaproteobacteria bacterium genome, the region ATTATTAAAGATGATGATCCCAATAACCCACCTGAGAAAAAGTCAAAAATCAATGAGATAAAGAAGATAAACACTGGGGGGAAATGATAATCATTTTTACACTGCCATACAAAAAAACAAGGTATAAACCATGGTATAAATATATTAGCCACAAATGGGAAAGGTATTATACTAACTATCAAAAATAAAATTGATATAGCCATATACTGTAAACTTGAGTAAGATATATTTCTTAGCATATTCTAGTCTTTCTCCTCTATTAAAACCGATACAAACTCTACTTTATTAAAGTTTGTAGCAGGGCTAACTTCTATTCTGCCAGAATCTATATAAGATACTGTCCCAATAAATAAACCAGGCAAGAAAACAGAGCCATCTCCTGATGTTATAATCCTATCGCCAATGGTTATTTCTGCATTTTCAGGTAAATAATCCAACCTTAAAGTACTACTATTTTGACCAGCTACTATTACTCTATCCCTAGTTCTTTCTACGATAGCAGGAACTTTAGAATCAACATCTGTTATTAATAATACATTTGAAAAATCTTTATCTGTCTCTAGAATTCTTCCAACTAAACCTCTTGATGACATTACACTTTGATTTTTTTCAAAATTAGAAGACTCTATAACCACATTTCTATGAAATCCTCTAGAGTTATCTATAGCAATTCTTGAAGATTTAAAATCATAATCAAAACCATCAGAGAACTTTAATAAGTCTTGTAATGATTTATTCTCTGCTTCAAATCTAAGAGCTTTATTTCTCCAAGCTTGCATAATTGCATTCTCTTCTAAAAGTTTTTTATTTTTTTTATTAAGAGAGGAAACAGTATTAAAATTTAAAAAGAAATCATCTATCGTATTTGTTAATGTATTAGCAGAACTAAAAATAGGAGAAAAAGAGTCATAAAGAGCCATTTTTGATTTTTCTAAACTTGTAGATTTTGTAGCCTCTAGGGTTAATAACATAATTGATAACAATATACAAATAATCATATAAAGCTCTTTTATAAGACTTGAGCTTAAAGACATTTTTGTAAAATGTAAATTCTGCTTATGATGTTTTCCCATTTTATTCTCGCATATTGTTTTATACTATTGATTTTATATTAATAATGACATTATGTCAATTTATAGATAATCTAAAGAAAAAGCACCATTTTGACATCATCAAAATGGCACTTTTAAATATAAAAATCTATTAAGATCTTACAAAGATACCACTGTGTGCTGATAGAGCTTTAGAGCTTTCTAAAGCTTGACCTGTCCCAATAGCCACACATGATAAAGCATCATTTGATACAGATACAGGAAGTCCTGTTGCTTTTCTTAAAACAGCATCTAAGTTTTTAAGAAGAGCTCCACCACCTGTTAACACAATACCTTTATCAACGATATCAGCAGCTAGTTCTGGTTCTGTGTGCTCAAGCACCATTTTAACACCATCAACGATTGATGCTACTGGCTCAGCAAGAGCTTCAGCAACTTGTCTTTCAGAGATAACCAATTCTTTTGGTATTCCCTTCATCAAATCTCTACCTTTGATTTCAATTTTTTGACCTTCACCTTTTTCAGGAGGACAAGCAACCCCAATTTCTTTTTTGATTTGCTCAGCAGATCTTTCACCTATGCACAAATTATGAGTTCTTCTAATGTATGAAATAATAGCTTCATCCATTTTATCTCCACCAACTCTAACAGATTTAGCATAAACTATACCACCTAGAGAAATAACAGCCACTTCTGTTGTTCCACCACCGATATCAACAACCATTGAACCTGTAGGTTCTTTTACAGGAAGCCCTGCACCGATAGCAGCAGCCATTGGCTCTTCAATTAACTGTACTTCTCTAGCACCTGCAGATTCTGCAGATTCTCTAATAGCTCTTCTTTCAACTTCTGTAGCACCTGTTGGGATACAAATAACCACTCTTGGGCTTATGAAACTTTTTCTATTATGAACTTTTCTAATGAACATTTTAATCATTGCTTCAGCAACATCAAAATCTGCAATCACACCATCTCTAAGAGGACGGATAGCTTGTATGTTCCCAGGAGTTCTTCCTAACATTTGTTTTGCTTCTTCACCAACAGCTCTAACAACAGGTTTTGAGCCATGAGATGAAAATTCCATTGCAACAACAGAAGGCTCATTAAGAACGATACCTCTACCACTCACATAAACAAGAGTGTTAGCTGTTCCTAAATCAATGGCCATGTCTGTTGATAGAAATCCAAATACCTTTTCAAACATTCTTTTGCCTTTCTAAATTATTATATTAAAAGCCGATTTTTACTTTAAATCACAAATGTAAAAATCCTTTTTTTTCAAATATATATGATAAAACCAACTTTATTCTTATACTAACTCTTTTTATAAACTAAAACGAATCTTTTTTCAAGCAGAAAAAAGATTCGTTTCATTAATTTTTTAATTTTAAATTATTATTCTGAAATCTCTTCAGTTTCTAGTAGCATTGCTTCTGAAACCAAACCTGCATTTTCACGAATTTTATTCTCTACTTCTGCACATATTTCTGGATTGTTCATTAAGAAAACTTTAGCTTTTTCTCTACCTTGTCCTAATTTTTCTCCATTATATGAGAACCAAGCTCCAGATTTATCAACAATATCACATTGAACACCAAGATCTAGAATTTCTCCCATTTTTGAGATACCTTCTCCATACATAATATCAAACTCTACATTTCTGAATGGAGGAGCTAATTTATTTTTAACAACTTTAACTTTTGTTTTATTTCCGATAATTTCATCTTTATCTTTGATAGAACCTATTCTTCTGATATCTAAACGAATTGAAGAGTAGAATTTAAGAGCATTACCACCTGTTGTTGTTTCAGGAGAACCAAACATCACACCAATTTTCATACGAATTTGGTTAATGAAAATAACGATTGTTTTTGATTTTGAAACAGATCCTGTTAATTTTCTAAGAGCTTGAGACATCAATCTTGCTTGAAGCCCCATATGAGAATCTCCCATTTCGCCTTCCAACTCAGCTTTTGGTACAAGAGCAGCAACACTATCTACAACTAAAACATCTAAAGCTCCTGAACGAACTAAAGTATCTGTAATTTCTAATGCTTGCTCACCCGCATCTGGCTGAGATATTAATAAATTATCAACATCGACTCCTAATTTATTAGCATAAGCTGGATCAAGAGCATGTTCTGCATCGATAAATGCACATGTTCCACCAATCTTTTGAGCTTCTGCAATTACATGAAGAGCTAAAGTTGTTTTACCTGACGATTCTGGACCGTAAACTTCAATAATTCTACCTCTTGGTAGTCCTCC harbors:
- the mreC gene encoding rod shape-determining protein MreC, with protein sequence MGKHHKQNLHFTKMSLSSSLIKELYMIICILLSIMLLTLEATKSTSLEKSKMALYDSFSPIFSSANTLTNTIDDFFLNFNTVSSLNKKNKKLLEENAIMQAWRNKALRFEAENKSLQDLLKFSDGFDYDFKSSRIAIDNSRGFHRNVVIESSNFEKNQSVMSSRGLVGRILETDKDFSNVLLITDVDSKVPAIVERTRDRVIVAGQNSSTLRLDYLPENAEITIGDRIITSGDGSVFLPGLFIGTVSYIDSGRIEVSPATNFNKVEFVSVLIEEKD
- a CDS encoding rod shape-determining protein, producing the protein MFEKVFGFLSTDMAIDLGTANTLVYVSGRGIVLNEPSVVAMEFSSHGSKPVVRAVGEEAKQMLGRTPGNIQAIRPLRDGVIADFDVAEAMIKMFIRKVHNRKSFISPRVVICIPTGATEVERRAIRESAESAGAREVQLIEEPMAAAIGAGLPVKEPTGSMVVDIGGGTTEVAVISLGGIVYAKSVRVGGDKMDEAIISYIRRTHNLCIGERSAEQIKKEIGVACPPEKGEGQKIEIKGRDLMKGIPKELVISERQVAEALAEPVASIVDGVKMVLEHTEPELAADIVDKGIVLTGGGALLKNLDAVLRKATGLPVSVSNDALSCVAIGTGQALESSKALSAHSGIFVRS
- the recA gene encoding recombinase RecA, which translates into the protein MSEDKSKALEAALTQIDRAFGKGSVMKLGDREAIDIETVSTGSLGLDIGLGIGGLPRGRIIEVYGPESSGKTTLALHVIAEAQKIGGTCAFIDAEHALDPAYANKLGVDVDNLLISQPDAGEQALEITDTLVRSGALDVLVVDSVAALVPKAELEGEMGDSHMGLQARLMSQALRKLTGSVSKSKTIVIFINQIRMKIGVMFGSPETTTGGNALKFYSSIRLDIRRIGSIKDKDEIIGNKTKVKVVKNKLAPPFRNVEFDIMYGEGISKMGEILDLGVQCDIVDKSGAWFSYNGEKLGQGREKAKVFLMNNPEICAEVENKIRENAGLVSEAMLLETEEISE